Proteins encoded by one window of Campylobacter concisus:
- a CDS encoding DUF488 domain-containing protein, with amino-acid sequence MFKAYRIYDFIKDDSLDMKAAFVDRLYPRGIRKEIFSNFLWLKDITPSTALREWFHEDREARFDEFCEKFELELDNEKAQSCFKMLKKLEKEHGDIALLTASKDINLCHIVVLLKILNK; translated from the coding sequence ATGTTTAAAGCTTATAGAATTTATGATTTTATCAAAGATGATAGTTTGGATATGAAGGCGGCTTTTGTTGATAGACTCTATCCAAGAGGCATAAGAAAAGAGATATTTTCAAATTTCCTTTGGTTAAAAGATATCACACCAAGCACTGCTTTAAGAGAGTGGTTTCATGAAGATAGAGAAGCCAGATTTGATGAGTTTTGTGAGAAATTTGAGCTCGAGCTTGATAATGAAAAAGCGCAATCTTGCTTTAAAATGCTAAAAAAACTAGAAAAAGAGCATGGCGATATAGCACTTCTAACAGCTAGCAAAGATATAAATCTTTGCCATATCGTTGTGTTATTAAAAATTTTAAATAAGTAG